One window from the genome of Candidatus Woesearchaeota archaeon encodes:
- a CDS encoding V-type ATP synthase subunit B, whose translation MKEYKTISRIAGPLVFVKKTDPVGYNDLVRIALPGGVMKSGQVLDTSEDTVVVQVFEGTSGIDRSSSIKFLGENIKLNVSDDMLGRILSGSGKPIDGGPAIIPEKKLDIIGAAINPEARKSPADFFQTGISTIDAMNTLVRGQKLPIFSGSGLPHNKIALQIARQAKVIGQGEEFVVIFAAMGITNEEAQFFIKDFEETGALERSVVFLNLANDPAVERIITPRMALTAAEYFAFEKDKHVLVVLTDLTNYCESLREIGAAREEIPGRRGYPGYMYTDLAMLYERAGMIKGKKGSITQIPILTMIGDDITHPIPDLTGYITEGQIVLNRELHRKGIYPPIDVLPSLSRLMNSGIGKSKTREDHKQVSDQLYANYAEGRDLRGLVAIVGEEALSARDKRLLNFAKIFEERFVTQGNREDRQITETLSLGWELLGTIPENELTRISPEMKKKFYKPIAADVEEVKEKQGKDAGDKGEE comes from the coding sequence ATGAAGGAATATAAGACGATTTCGAGGATTGCGGGGCCGCTGGTCTTTGTGAAGAAGACTGACCCTGTCGGTTACAATGATCTTGTGAGGATTGCTCTGCCGGGCGGTGTCATGAAGAGCGGTCAGGTGCTGGATACCAGCGAGGATACTGTTGTTGTCCAGGTGTTCGAAGGAACTTCAGGTATCGACAGGAGCTCATCGATAAAGTTCCTCGGCGAGAACATAAAGCTGAATGTCTCTGATGACATGCTGGGAAGGATCCTTTCCGGATCCGGCAAGCCCATAGATGGAGGGCCGGCAATAATCCCGGAGAAGAAGCTGGATATCATCGGGGCTGCCATCAACCCTGAAGCCAGGAAGAGTCCGGCTGATTTCTTCCAGACAGGCATCTCCACCATTGATGCCATGAACACGCTGGTCAGGGGCCAGAAGCTCCCAATTTTCTCAGGCTCTGGTCTGCCTCACAACAAGATTGCCTTGCAGATTGCGAGGCAGGCGAAGGTCATCGGCCAGGGTGAGGAGTTTGTCGTCATCTTCGCCGCAATGGGCATCACGAATGAAGAGGCTCAGTTTTTCATCAAGGATTTTGAGGAGACCGGGGCTCTTGAGAGGTCTGTTGTCTTCCTGAATCTCGCGAATGATCCTGCTGTCGAGAGGATTATCACCCCGAGGATGGCCTTGACTGCTGCAGAGTATTTTGCTTTTGAGAAGGACAAGCATGTCCTTGTCGTATTGACAGATCTCACAAATTATTGTGAATCACTGAGGGAGATTGGCGCTGCCAGGGAAGAGATCCCAGGAAGGAGGGGTTATCCTGGATATATGTATACTGATCTCGCCATGCTTTACGAGAGGGCGGGTATGATCAAGGGCAAGAAAGGCTCCATCACTCAGATCCCTATCCTGACCATGATTGGTGATGACATAACTCATCCCATCCCTGACCTTACAGGATATATAACCGAAGGCCAGATTGTGCTTAACAGGGAGCTCCACAGGAAAGGCATCTATCCGCCGATTGATGTTCTCCCGTCATTGTCAAGGCTGATGAACAGCGGCATAGGCAAGAGCAAGACAAGGGAGGATCATAAGCAGGTGTCTGACCAGCTGTATGCCAACTACGCAGAGGGGAGGGATCTGAGAGGCCTTGTAGCGATTGTCGGCGAGGAAGCCTTGTCTGCGAGGGATAAGCGGCTGCTTAATTTTGCGAAGATCTTTGAAGAGAGGTTCGTGACACAGGGCAACAGGGAAGACAGGCAGATCACTGAAACCCTTTCGCTTGGCTGGGAGCTTCTTGGCACTATCCCTGAGAACGAGCTCACAAGGATAAGCCCTGAGATGAAGAAGAAGTTCTATAAGCCTATCGCTGCTGATGTCGAAGAGGTCAAGGAGAAGCAGGGGAAGGACGCGGGGGATAAGGGGGAGGAGTGA
- a CDS encoding V-type ATP synthase subunit A: MERMKKSKSEEGKDMGILYRIAGPVVVAKGLNARMYDVVRVGDEALMGEVIQIDKEHTTIQVYEDTSGIKPGEPVRNTGRPLSIELGPGLLTMIYDGIQRPLKFLRDKMGDYILRGVDAPGLDEAKKWKFKALVKKGDKVEQGDVIGEVQETETIVHSIMVPYGKSGKIDSIKSGDFNVNEAVGTLDDGTELFLKQYWPVRVPRYSRQKLSPGMPLITGQRIFDGLFPLAKGGAAAIPGPFGAGKTVSQQQLAKWCDADIIVYVGCGERGNEMTEVLTEFPELIDPKTGKPLMNRTVLIANTSNMPVAAREASIYTGITIAEYYRDMGYDVALMADSTSRWAEAMREISSRLEEMPGEEGYPAYLSTKLSEFYERAGVVSPLGKGLDNGSVTVIGAVSPPGGDFSEPVTQNTLRVTKTFWALDAKLAQRRHFPSINWLNSYSLYMDTLAPWFAENVASDWKHNVDKIRAILQEEEKLMEIVQLVGSDALPARQQLTLEVARLIREFLLQQNAYHEVDTYSELKKTYTLMRIILHYSKMANVALDNGARVQQLLEIKSKDMIANAKFDKDYKKVLDDVQKEMDKEFDKIYR; the protein is encoded by the coding sequence ATGGAAAGAATGAAAAAATCTAAATCAGAAGAAGGCAAAGATATGGGGATTCTTTATAGGATTGCTGGTCCTGTTGTTGTGGCCAAAGGCCTCAATGCGAGGATGTATGATGTGGTCCGTGTCGGTGACGAGGCCCTTATGGGTGAAGTCATCCAGATTGACAAGGAGCACACCACTATCCAGGTCTATGAGGATACCTCAGGGATCAAGCCAGGTGAGCCTGTCAGGAACACAGGCAGGCCCCTTTCCATTGAGCTCGGTCCCGGTCTTCTCACCATGATATACGATGGTATTCAGCGTCCTCTTAAGTTTCTGAGGGACAAGATGGGGGATTACATCCTGAGAGGCGTGGACGCTCCTGGCCTTGATGAGGCCAAGAAGTGGAAGTTCAAGGCTCTTGTGAAGAAAGGAGACAAGGTAGAGCAGGGTGATGTCATAGGTGAAGTGCAGGAGACAGAGACTATTGTCCATAGCATCATGGTGCCATACGGCAAGAGCGGCAAGATTGACTCCATCAAGTCCGGGGATTTCAATGTTAACGAGGCTGTTGGGACACTTGACGACGGCACTGAGCTTTTCCTTAAGCAGTACTGGCCTGTGAGGGTTCCGAGGTACAGTAGGCAGAAGCTTTCCCCAGGCATGCCCCTGATTACTGGCCAGAGGATCTTTGATGGTCTTTTTCCTCTTGCAAAAGGCGGCGCAGCTGCCATCCCCGGCCCTTTTGGTGCAGGGAAGACAGTATCCCAGCAGCAGCTTGCAAAGTGGTGCGACGCTGATATCATTGTATATGTAGGATGCGGCGAGAGAGGCAATGAGATGACTGAGGTATTGACAGAATTCCCCGAGCTCATCGATCCTAAGACAGGCAAGCCCCTTATGAACAGGACTGTCCTTATCGCTAACACATCAAATATGCCTGTCGCTGCAAGAGAGGCTTCCATCTATACAGGCATCACGATTGCAGAGTATTATAGGGACATGGGGTATGATGTGGCTTTGATGGCTGATTCCACCTCGAGATGGGCTGAAGCCATGAGGGAGATCTCATCGAGGCTTGAGGAGATGCCTGGTGAGGAGGGTTATCCGGCTTATCTGTCGACAAAGCTCTCTGAGTTCTATGAGAGGGCTGGAGTCGTTTCCCCGTTAGGCAAAGGCCTGGACAATGGCTCTGTGACTGTCATCGGCGCTGTCAGTCCTCCTGGAGGGGATTTTTCAGAGCCTGTCACGCAGAACACGCTCAGGGTCACCAAGACTTTCTGGGCTCTTGATGCCAAGCTCGCACAGAGGCGTCATTTCCCGTCCATAAACTGGCTCAATTCGTATTCGCTGTATATGGATACACTGGCGCCGTGGTTCGCTGAGAACGTTGCCTCTGACTGGAAGCATAATGTGGATAAGATAAGGGCCATACTTCAGGAAGAGGAAAAGCTCATGGAGATTGTCCAGCTTGTCGGTTCTGATGCTCTGCCTGCCAGGCAGCAGCTGACCCTTGAGGTCGCGAGGCTGATAAGGGAATTCCTGCTCCAGCAGAACGCTTACCACGAGGTCGATACTTATTCAGAGCTCAAGAAGACATACACCCTGATGAGGATCATCCTGCATTATTCAAAGATGGCTAATGTAGCCCTTGATAATGGCGCGAGGGTCCAGCAGCTTCTGGAGATAAAGTCAAAGGACATGATAGCGAATGCTAAGTTCGACAAGGATTATAAGAAGGTCCTTGACGATGTCCAGAAGGAGATGGACAAGGAATTCGACAAGATTTACAGGTGA
- the ahaC gene encoding ATP synthase A1 subunit C, producing MAKIKLSTYPYTYVRVVAMRSKLLSKDDYHKLVRMKLGEIARYLQESEYKREIDELGIKFSGAFLLELAIHRNLIRNFQKLRRISNVSSNELLLLIDNYLVRSDIWNIKTVLRAKFTGISEAELLNIILPIGKLSEEHLISLFRKDSVEEIIKSVDFIKFKAIKPALDYFREKKSFLEIENFLDKYYYSQIIAFAQKIPKEGELFREFLMNEIFIQNTITVLRMKRSNIKPEDIRNFIIMTGERSFDRPIEKLLRSENFEEMISGLEKSKFGNYIKEGLRMYKEKMTLVYLEADFMKYLLKRSALLLHQNPLSASVILGYMMAKEIEVKNIGTIIKGKELGLSDEFVENSLVIA from the coding sequence ATGGCAAAGATAAAGCTCAGCACTTATCCGTACACTTATGTGAGGGTTGTCGCTATGCGCAGCAAGCTCCTTTCTAAGGATGATTATCATAAGCTGGTGAGGATGAAGCTGGGTGAGATTGCCAGGTACCTGCAGGAATCCGAATACAAGCGGGAGATTGATGAGCTTGGTATAAAATTCTCCGGTGCTTTTCTGCTTGAGCTTGCGATACATAGGAATCTTATCAGGAATTTCCAGAAGCTGAGGCGGATCTCGAATGTGTCCAGCAACGAGCTTCTGCTCTTGATAGACAACTATCTGGTCAGGAGCGACATCTGGAATATCAAGACTGTCCTCAGGGCAAAGTTCACAGGCATCTCTGAAGCAGAGCTCCTGAATATCATCCTGCCGATAGGAAAGTTATCAGAGGAACACCTGATATCCCTTTTCAGGAAGGACTCTGTTGAGGAGATAATTAAGTCTGTTGATTTCATCAAGTTCAAGGCCATTAAGCCTGCACTGGATTATTTCAGGGAGAAGAAGAGCTTCTTGGAGATAGAGAATTTTTTGGATAAGTATTATTACTCCCAGATCATCGCTTTTGCTCAGAAGATCCCTAAGGAGGGGGAGCTTTTCAGGGAATTCCTCATGAATGAGATATTTATCCAGAACACCATCACTGTACTGAGGATGAAGAGGTCTAATATAAAGCCTGAAGATATAAGGAATTTCATCATCATGACTGGAGAGAGGTCATTTGACCGTCCGATAGAGAAGTTGTTGAGGTCTGAGAATTTTGAGGAGATGATATCTGGCCTTGAGAAGTCCAAGTTCGGCAATTATATCAAGGAAGGGTTGAGGATGTATAAGGAGAAGATGACGCTTGTCTATCTTGAGGCTGATTTCATGAAGTATCTGCTCAAGAGATCCGCTCTCTTACTGCACCAGAACCCGCTCAGTGCATCGGTGATCTTGGGCTACATGATGGCTAAGGAAATAGAGGTCAAGAATATTGGCACAATCATCAAGGGGAAGGAGCTCGGATTGAGCGATGAGTTTGTGGAGAATTCATTGGTGATTGCATAA
- a CDS encoding V-type ATP synthase subunit F (produces ATP from ADP in the presence of a proton gradient across the membrane; the F subunit is part of the catalytic core of the ATP synthase complex), which translates to MELNVVGGSDFVLGFQLSGIQKTFEVDDRQKCLDTINSVMADPNAGILILDDKIFQSLAPHEKERVERSVKPVVLTLSTSTGQDAMRKMILKSIGVDLWKE; encoded by the coding sequence GTGGAGCTGAATGTTGTCGGAGGTTCGGATTTTGTATTGGGTTTCCAGCTCTCTGGTATCCAGAAGACCTTTGAGGTCGATGATAGGCAGAAGTGCCTGGATACCATCAACAGTGTGATGGCTGACCCGAATGCAGGCATACTGATACTTGACGACAAGATATTCCAGTCATTGGCTCCGCATGAGAAAGAGAGGGTTGAGAGGTCTGTCAAGCCGGTTGTGTTGACTCTGTCCACGTCGACAGGCCAGGATGCGATGAGGAAGATGATATTGAAATCAATAGGTGTTGATCTATGGAAAGAATGA
- a CDS encoding phosphatidylserine decarboxylase family protein, which yields MKTAILILVAMALITASVFMLWRIFLAFFNRNPKRRINRGEHLLAPADGKVISILRLDGQERLRLKKKYLGKIELMVSDIIGRGKGYMVSIFMSPLDVHINRYPISGRVESIKYKTGKFLVVNNLKNSLENEKNEIIIKTGRSKIKVVQIAGFLARNIVCNAQPGKNAMQGEIFGRINLGSQAVLVFPDMINGKKLNIKVRKGQKVKAGLDIIATIG from the coding sequence ATGAAAACAGCAATCCTTATACTTGTAGCAATGGCGCTGATCACCGCTTCAGTCTTCATGCTCTGGAGGATTTTCCTCGCTTTCTTCAACAGGAACCCAAAAAGAAGAATCAACAGAGGAGAGCATCTTCTCGCCCCTGCAGACGGGAAAGTGATAAGCATCCTCAGGCTTGACGGGCAGGAGAGGCTCAGGCTCAAGAAGAAATACCTAGGCAAGATAGAACTCATGGTATCAGACATAATCGGCAGAGGAAAAGGATACATGGTCAGCATATTCATGAGTCCCCTTGATGTGCATATCAACAGATACCCCATCAGCGGGAGAGTGGAATCTATCAAATACAAGACAGGGAAATTCCTGGTAGTCAACAACCTGAAGAACTCACTAGAGAATGAGAAGAACGAAATCATCATAAAAACAGGGAGATCCAAGATAAAAGTCGTGCAGATAGCCGGATTCCTGGCACGGAATATAGTCTGCAATGCACAGCCCGGGAAGAATGCAATGCAGGGTGAGATATTCGGCAGGATAAATCTTGGAAGCCAGGCAGTGCTTGTGTTCCCAGACATGATAAACGGCAAAAAACTGAATATCAAAGTAAGGAAAGGGCAAAAAGTAAAAGCAGGCCTTGACATCATTGCAACAATAGGATGA
- a CDS encoding CDP-archaeol synthase, with protein MIMLILKSLYFFLPAYFANMTPVFAAKLFPKWDYPLDFYLKIESKRMLGDHKTIRGLVFGIAASVLICLIQYLLYTKYDAFRAFSLINYDLTTALSLGYLLGCGALFGDALKSFIKRRIDVQPGKPWMPFDQIDFSISGLLFAISYVPSAGVATIILLSSPILSVLSTKMGFYIKLRNEQW; from the coding sequence ATGATAATGCTGATACTGAAATCACTTTATTTCTTCCTTCCGGCATATTTTGCGAACATGACACCGGTATTTGCAGCAAAGCTGTTCCCGAAATGGGATTATCCGCTTGATTTTTATTTAAAAATAGAAAGCAAAAGAATGCTCGGCGACCACAAGACCATAAGAGGGCTGGTCTTTGGCATAGCTGCAAGTGTCCTGATCTGCCTGATACAGTACCTGCTCTACACCAAATATGATGCATTCAGGGCATTCAGCCTGATAAATTATGACCTCACAACTGCTCTGAGCCTCGGCTACCTCCTCGGATGCGGCGCCTTGTTCGGAGATGCGCTGAAGAGCTTCATCAAGAGAAGGATAGATGTCCAGCCAGGCAAGCCATGGATGCCATTTGACCAGATAGATTTCTCAATCAGCGGACTGCTTTTTGCGATATCCTATGTCCCATCTGCAGGTGTGGCAACCATAATACTGCTGTCTTCACCAATACTCAGCGTCCTGTCAACCAAGATGGGGTTCTATATAAAACTGAGGAATGAGCAATGGTAG
- a CDS encoding V-type ATP synthase subunit K → MVVDMGTGVIALSAAVAIGLSAFAAAYAEKTIGAAAVGAMAEKESLFGKGLILTVIPETIVIFGLVVAILIIGMAG, encoded by the coding sequence ATGGTAGTTGATATGGGAACTGGTGTTATTGCATTGAGCGCAGCAGTGGCGATCGGTTTGAGTGCTTTTGCAGCAGCTTATGCAGAGAAGACAATCGGCGCCGCAGCAGTGGGTGCAATGGCTGAGAAGGAATCTCTTTTCGGTAAGGGCCTTATCCTGACAGTCATTCCAGAGACGATCGTCATCTTCGGTCTGGTGGTTGCCATACTGATAATTGGGATGGCAGGTTAA
- a CDS encoding divergent PAP2 family protein has protein sequence MAEYGINALLSSKIFLSCITAYIFAGLIKIFTDFMKTKRLSILSLIRSGGMPSQHVAIGTALVLSVYLDQGFSPLFIATMVMVIYIVHESIVAKYEIGKHSTFLNILNKGFKQFRETIGHRGVEAFAGFIVGAVSTIMIGLAL, from the coding sequence ATGGCAGAATATGGCATCAATGCGCTTCTATCAAGCAAGATATTCCTTTCATGCATAACTGCATATATTTTTGCAGGCCTCATAAAGATCTTCACAGATTTCATGAAAACAAAAAGACTCAGCATCCTGAGCCTCATCAGATCAGGCGGGATGCCAAGCCAGCATGTTGCGATAGGCACAGCATTGGTGCTGTCAGTATATCTTGACCAGGGCTTTTCGCCACTTTTCATTGCCACAATGGTGATGGTGATATACATTGTGCATGAAAGCATAGTGGCAAAATATGAGATAGGGAAGCACTCCACATTCCTGAACATCCTCAACAAGGGATTCAAGCAGTTCAGGGAGACAATAGGACACAGGGGAGTCGAGGCATTCGCCGGATTCATCGTGGGAGCTGTCTCAACAATAATGATCGGGTTGGCATTATGA
- a CDS encoding ribonuclease P, which yields MKKLRAKGHTEKLKKIASERINALFREAAKIFSYDPKLSDRYVGLARRISMRYKVKIPSVHKRKFCKHCYGFMMPGANCRVRTKKGKLIYYCLRCKKFSRFVYK from the coding sequence ATGAAGAAGCTCAGGGCCAAGGGACATACAGAAAAACTGAAGAAAATCGCATCAGAAAGGATAAATGCGCTGTTTAGAGAGGCTGCCAAGATCTTCTCATATGATCCAAAGCTTTCAGACAGGTATGTGGGGCTTGCACGCAGGATATCAATGAGATACAAGGTCAAGATTCCCTCTGTACATAAACGGAAATTCTGCAAGCACTGCTATGGATTCATGATGCCAGGAGCAAACTGCAGAGTCAGGACAAAAAAGGGAAAGCTGATATATTATTGCCTGCGGTGCAAGAAATTCTCAAGATTTGTGTATAAATGA
- a CDS encoding carbonic anhydrase: MKDAKSLLNDLIEGNIGFSAREGDKLSDLQSGQSPFMTLVMCSDSRVSSAFCGMDTTNNFFIIRNIGNQVSTSPGSVDYGVLHLHTPILMILGHSGCGAVKASLSDYSEETAEIKAELDTLQGPVKDTKDVSDSGKRNCLCIQKNVDNQIAFCLDRYRKLVDEGKLVIIGAFYDFHNKMSDELGRFYVMNVNGKTDADSINALDIFEIGHFKRFEV; encoded by the coding sequence ATGAAGGACGCTAAGAGTTTATTGAATGATTTGATTGAAGGCAACATTGGTTTTTCAGCCAGGGAAGGTGATAAGCTTTCTGACCTGCAGTCTGGCCAGTCTCCTTTCATGACTTTGGTGATGTGCAGCGATTCGCGTGTCAGCTCAGCTTTCTGTGGCATGGACACCACCAATAATTTTTTCATAATAAGGAATATTGGGAATCAGGTCAGCACTTCTCCTGGCTCTGTTGATTATGGTGTGCTTCATCTCCATACGCCGATCCTTATGATCCTTGGCCACTCAGGCTGTGGTGCTGTCAAGGCATCCCTTTCAGATTACTCTGAGGAGACAGCTGAGATAAAAGCAGAGCTTGACACTTTGCAGGGCCCTGTGAAGGATACAAAGGATGTATCTGACAGCGGGAAGAGGAATTGCCTCTGCATCCAGAAGAATGTCGACAATCAGATAGCCTTCTGCCTAGATAGATACAGGAAGCTTGTCGATGAGGGGAAGCTTGTCATTATAGGTGCATTCTATGATTTCCATAATAAGATGTCTGATGAGCTGGGCAGGTTTTATGTGATGAATGTCAATGGGAAGACTGATGCAGACAGTATAAATGCCTTGGATATTTTTGAGATTGGGCACTTCAAGAGGTTTGAGGTCTGA
- a CDS encoding V-type ATP synthase subunit D, translated as MDVKPTRSELMKVKNQIKLAKSGYNLLKKKRDGLILDFFEILKKAKDIRKSLVDSYVTALDMINRARVLESDLKIRSIALAIRDKPSIELETKNIMGVVVPKIKSDSLQKSFFERGYGVYTSSSVDEATAAYEIVVEKIITAAEVETAMKKLLQEIEKTKRRVNALEFNVIPKLVAQKAFITLRLEEMERENTFRMKRIKAKS; from the coding sequence ATGGATGTCAAGCCGACAAGATCAGAGCTGATGAAGGTCAAGAACCAGATTAAGCTGGCAAAATCAGGCTATAATCTGCTCAAGAAGAAGAGGGATGGCCTCATCCTGGATTTCTTTGAGATCCTGAAGAAGGCTAAGGACATCAGGAAGTCCCTTGTCGACAGCTATGTGACTGCCCTCGACATGATTAACCGGGCCAGGGTTCTTGAATCTGACCTCAAGATCCGCTCCATCGCTCTTGCTATCAGGGACAAGCCGTCCATAGAGCTGGAGACCAAGAATATAATGGGTGTCGTTGTACCGAAGATAAAATCAGATTCGCTCCAGAAATCTTTCTTCGAGAGAGGTTATGGTGTCTACACCTCGTCTAGTGTTGATGAGGCCACAGCCGCTTATGAGATCGTTGTTGAGAAGATCATCACTGCTGCTGAGGTGGAGACTGCAATGAAAAAGCTCCTTCAGGAGATCGAGAAGACCAAGAGGAGAGTCAATGCCCTGGAATTCAATGTCATACCAAAGCTTGTGGCCCAGAAGGCCTTCATCACACTGCGCCTTGAGGAGATGGAAAGGGAGAACACTTTCAGGATGAAGCGCATCAAGGCCAAATCTTGA
- the pssA gene encoding CDP-diacylglycerol--serine O-phosphatidyltransferase, whose protein sequence is MKIIKLKEMVNLPNILTIANASSGLISIYFAINSMLAYAAICILIAACFDYLDGTAARMLKISNPSGKELDSLADLISFGIAPAMIGYMMNSSLAACVIYMLYVLSGLIRLARFNVMGIKDYFIGTPIPLGAVVIALLTLIPQFPVYLMLYIFMIFSITMLLPIKIKKMRL, encoded by the coding sequence ATGAAAATCATCAAACTGAAAGAGATGGTGAACCTCCCTAACATCCTAACTATAGCCAATGCATCATCAGGGCTAATATCAATATATTTTGCAATCAACAGCATGCTGGCATATGCAGCAATATGCATACTCATCGCAGCATGCTTCGACTATCTAGACGGAACAGCTGCACGAATGCTGAAGATAAGCAATCCATCAGGCAAAGAGCTTGATTCACTCGCAGACCTCATCTCATTCGGCATTGCACCAGCCATGATAGGATACATGATGAACAGCAGCCTCGCTGCATGCGTCATCTACATGCTATATGTGCTATCAGGCCTGATAAGACTGGCAAGATTCAATGTGATGGGGATAAAGGATTATTTCATCGGTACACCAATACCTCTAGGAGCAGTTGTAATAGCCTTGCTGACATTGATACCACAGTTTCCTGTATATCTGATGTTATATATTTTCATGATATTTTCTATAACAATGCTCCTGCCGATAAAGATCAAGAAAATGAGGTTGTAA
- a CDS encoding V-type ATP synthase subunit I, translated as MFKALRMSKVTIIGHKDHLPSVLNVLHRMKVFHIVEQRKEGIDIGKPLEYGERLSEILIKLRSVASYLGIDLSENGIEDLKDEKLDYYKLGNLSKKLYLIVTDKVNEKKAAEDKIKSQRIRLHQLKILNCLGLDPIDVRESLNYDYFIGYPQEFKKFEELLTERFKDIYMKKGILNRGSYFGIFAPKHLSQDIQNFLNEFSFVYQEFREISDIRDETHKALKDINSDLSEIEKQRDSIEFELHDLGRKWKKFILFNETLVSQEAEKAEAPLRLGTTDETFIATGWIPAWKLTKTVRALEDCADNRLFIETHKVDKHDDVPIELQNPKVVKPFEFFMDLYTLPQYYELDPSFLFFLTFPFFFGFMLGDIGYGITTLVLFIALRAMMKDGRRLIDALIFSSLSTIFFGALFGEFFGAEVVMGYELPHVLSRMHQINELLYVSVMLGFLHLNLGLLIGFINECKHHGLKTAVLEKGSWWILQLSVIVLALSYLKLIPLMPLVGYVMLALSAVMLYAGEGARGLIEMPAIFSNMFSYARLMAIGVASASLAIVVNDFSFRMFHGGIISIIGGILILLLGHSINIGLGILGPFLHSLRLHYVEFFSKFYHGGGLRFMPFGGKKEEA; from the coding sequence ATGTTCAAGGCTTTACGCATGTCAAAGGTGACGATAATCGGTCACAAGGACCACCTCCCTTCTGTGCTGAATGTGCTTCACCGGATGAAGGTCTTCCATATTGTCGAGCAGAGGAAGGAAGGCATCGATATCGGCAAGCCTTTGGAGTATGGTGAGAGGCTTTCTGAGATACTTATCAAGCTGAGGTCTGTGGCCTCTTATCTGGGCATCGATCTCAGTGAGAACGGGATTGAGGATCTCAAGGATGAGAAGCTGGATTATTACAAGCTTGGCAATCTCAGCAAGAAGCTGTATCTCATTGTCACAGACAAGGTCAATGAGAAGAAGGCCGCAGAAGACAAGATAAAGTCCCAGAGGATAAGGCTCCATCAGCTCAAGATCCTGAACTGCCTCGGCCTTGATCCTATCGATGTCAGGGAGAGCTTAAATTATGATTATTTCATCGGCTACCCCCAGGAGTTCAAGAAGTTCGAGGAGCTCTTGACAGAGAGGTTCAAGGATATCTATATGAAGAAAGGTATCCTCAATAGGGGATCCTATTTTGGGATATTTGCGCCTAAGCATCTCTCTCAGGACATCCAGAATTTCCTGAATGAGTTCTCTTTTGTTTATCAGGAGTTCAGGGAGATATCGGATATCCGGGATGAGACCCATAAAGCTCTGAAGGACATCAACAGCGATCTTTCAGAGATTGAGAAGCAGAGGGATTCAATTGAGTTTGAGCTCCATGATCTAGGCAGGAAGTGGAAGAAGTTCATCTTGTTCAATGAGACTCTTGTCTCACAGGAGGCAGAGAAGGCAGAGGCCCCTCTCAGGTTGGGGACCACAGATGAGACTTTTATTGCCACAGGATGGATTCCGGCATGGAAACTCACCAAGACAGTCAGGGCTCTTGAGGATTGCGCAGATAATCGGCTTTTCATAGAGACCCACAAGGTGGACAAGCATGATGATGTGCCTATAGAGCTGCAGAATCCCAAGGTGGTGAAGCCATTCGAGTTCTTCATGGACCTGTACACCCTGCCGCAGTATTATGAGCTTGATCCGTCTTTCCTTTTCTTCCTTACATTCCCTTTCTTCTTCGGCTTCATGCTAGGTGATATCGGCTACGGGATCACGACTCTTGTGCTCTTCATCGCCCTGAGGGCCATGATGAAGGATGGCAGGCGCCTGATAGACGCCCTGATCTTCTCATCCCTGTCCACGATCTTCTTCGGTGCGCTGTTCGGCGAGTTCTTCGGTGCAGAGGTTGTCATGGGCTATGAGCTTCCTCATGTGCTCAGCAGGATGCATCAGATAAATGAGCTCCTGTATGTCTCTGTCATGCTTGGATTCCTGCATCTGAACCTTGGCCTCTTGATCGGTTTCATAAATGAGTGCAAGCATCATGGATTGAAGACAGCGGTTCTTGAGAAAGGGAGCTGGTGGATTCTTCAGCTTTCAGTCATCGTCCTTGCACTGTCATACTTGAAGCTTATCCCCCTGATGCCCTTGGTGGGTTATGTCATGCTTGCTCTCTCTGCCGTGATGCTTTATGCTGGCGAAGGTGCTAGGGGCTTGATTGAGATGCCGGCCATATTTTCCAACATGTTCTCCTATGCCAGGCTTATGGCTATCGGCGTTGCTTCAGCTTCATTGGCTATTGTTGTCAATGATTTCTCTTTCAGGATGTTCCATGGCGGCATCATCTCCATCATCGGTGGTATATTGATACTTTTGCTTGGGCATTCCATCAATATTGGGTTGGGCATACTTGGCCCTTTCCTTCATTCGCTCAGGCTGCATTATGTTGAGTTTTTTTCGAAGTTTTATCACGGCGGAGGCCTCAGGTTCATGCCTTTCGGTGGCAAGAAGGAGGAGGCTTGA